A stretch of the Equus quagga isolate Etosha38 chromosome 9, UCLA_HA_Equagga_1.0, whole genome shotgun sequence genome encodes the following:
- the LOC124245088 gene encoding serpin B3-like: MNSLSEANTHFALDLFQQFKKSEKDNIFYSPLSITSALAMMYLGAQGNTALQMGKVLHFNEVADNARERPTTVHAEKLGNVHHQFQKLLTGLKKSTDAYELSIANRLYGEKKFQFRQEYMENVKKFYLASVESADFKNAAEENRKKINSWVESQTNGKIKDVFPPHSLESAILVLVNAVYFKGQWDEKFEKRRTVEEKFWLNKDTSKSVQMMKQKSFFNFTELEDMQAKILEIPYKGKDLSMMLLLPNEVDGLQKLEGKLTAEKLIEWTSSQNMREKEVDLYLPRFKVEESYNLEEVLMSMGMVDAFSTREANFLGIAESKGLVLTKVVHKSFVEVNEEGTEAAAATGGVVGITSLPIYESFHCDHPFLFFIKHNKTNSILFLGRISSP; this comes from the exons ATGAATTCACTCAGTGAAGCAAACACCCACTTCGCACTTGATCTGTTCCAACAGTTCAAAAAATCAGAGAAGGACAACATCTTCTATTCCCCTCTCAGCATCACATCAGCATTAGCCATGATGTACTTAGGGGCCCAAGGAAACACTGCGCTCCAAATGGGCAAG gTCCTTCACTTTAATGAAGTCGCAGACAACGCAAGAGAAAGACCTACAACAGTTCAT GCTGAAAAGTTGGGAAATGTGCATCACCAATTTCAAAAGCTTCTGACGGGATTAAAGAAATCAACTGATGCCTATGAGCTGAGCATCGCCAACAGGCTCTACGGAGAAAAGAAGTTTCAGTTTCGTCAG GAATACAtggaaaatgttaagaaattttaCCTTGCCAGTGTGGAAtctgctgattttaaaaatgctgcAGAAGAAAATCGCAAGAAGATTAATTCCTGGGTGGAAAGCCAAACAAATG gaAAAATCAAGGATGTGTTTCCCCCTCACTCTCTTGAGTCCGCCATTCTGGTTCTGGTGAATGCAGTCTATTTCAAAGGGCAGTGGGACGAGAAATTCGAAAAAAGAAGAACTGTGGAGGAAAAATTTTGGCTGAACAAG GATACCAGCAAATCCGTGCAGATGATGAAACAAAAGAGTTTCTTTAATTTCACTGAACTGGAGGACATGCAAGCCAAGATCCTGGAAATACCATACAAAGGCAAAGATCTAAGCATGATGTTGCTGCTGCCAAATGAAGTGGATGGTCTGCAGAAG CTTGAAGGTAAACTCACTGCTGAGAAACTAATAGAGTGGACAAGCTCACAGAATATGAGGGAGAAAGAAGTAGATTTATATTTACCTCGGTTCAAAGTGGAAGAGAGCTATAACCTCGAGGAAGTGCTGATGTCCATGGGGATGGTGGATGCCTTCAGTACACGGGAAGCCAACTTCCTGGGCATAGCAGAGAGCAAAGGTCTCGTGTTGACAAAAGTTGTACACAAGTCCTTTGTGGAGGTGAATGAGGAGGGCACGGAGGCTGCAGCTGCTACAGGCGGAGTAGTTGGTATAACATCACTACCAATTTATGAAAGTTTCCACTGTGATCACCCTTTCCTGTTCTTCATCAAGCACAATAAGACCAACAGCATCCTCTTCTTGGGCAGAATCTCTTCCCCTTAG